The region TCGTATTTTTTGCTCGCCCGGGAGAATTGGTAATAGGCTGGACAGACGATCCTAACCACCCGCAGTATGATGTACTGCATCAGGCTTATGAGCAACTAACGAAGGAAACTGACGCAAGAGGGAGAAAGTTTAAAATTCATAAAATACAACTTCCCGAACAAATTTCCTTAAGTGAAGAAGAAAGCCAGGAAATTGATGTTACCGCGTCTAGTTACAACCGTTCATCGGACGATACATTTATTGCAACATATATTAATTGTTATTTGTGCAACGGCGGGGTTGTTATCCCTGCATTTAATGATCCGCACGATGAAATAGCTATCAATACGTTTAAAGAAATATTTCCTGATCGCGAAATTGTTCCCGTTTATACAAGAGAAATTTCTGTTGGCGGCGGAAATATTCACTGTATTACCCAACAGCAGCCGTTGCCATAACATTTATTGACAAGGAACCCCATTGGGCACCTTGTCTTTTTTTAATACATGTGCGAGACATTTTTAGCATTTATATCTAAACCTTTGTGTTTTTAGGTAATAGAAATAGTTAACACATTATGGTACACAAAAATCAATTATCATTAAAGTGCGGTCCAACCACCATCAATGACCATTTCTGAACCTGTCATGAAAGAAGATTCATCTGAAGCTAAATAAAGTACACCGTAAGCGATATCTTCTGGTTTGCCTAAACGTGGTAATTGCGTCAAGCTTTCATAATATTGTTTTACTTGTTCATCGAAATACTCTTCAATCATTGGTGTGACAACAATACCGGGATGCACAGAGTTGACCCGGACATTTTGTTTTGCATACTCCACGGCTGCTGCTTTTGATAATGAACGTAACGCTCCTTTTGCCGCTGTATATGGGCTTGTACCTGCCATCCCGACAAGACCACCGATTGAGGAAATATTGATTACAGAGCCACCGCCTGCTTTTTGCATTTCCGGTATCGTATATTTCATCCCCAAGACACAGCCCGTTAAATCAATATCCATTACTTTTTGCCATTGATCCATGGAAATATCAAGTAATGTACGGGGCTCACTTACTCCCGCATTATTGACGAGCACATCAATCTTGCCAAAGGCTTCAATTACTTTAGCTACAACACTTTTCCATTCCTCTTCGGAAGCCACGTTATGCTGAATGGCAATCGATTCACCGTTATTCGCTCGAATTTGATCAACGACTTCTTGTAAAGCTTCTATCTCTAAGTCGGTTGCCACTACTTTTGCACCTTCTTTCGCAAAAAGGGCAGCCTCTGTAGCTCCTTGCCCATTAGCAGCACCAGTAATAATAGCAACTTTTCCATCCAAACGACCCATAACTAACACATTCCTTTCCTTTTATATTAAGACAGTGGTAATGTAACTGGTTTGCTTTTCTATAGAGTAAGGCCACCTTCTACTCCAATAATGGAACCTGTCATATAAGATGATCCTGAGGTAGCAAGGAACGCAACGACATTCGCGATTTCTTCAGGTTCACCCATTCGTCCGATTGGTGGATATTCAATTTCTGGGATATTTCCGGTTTCTTCCCAAGTTTTTTGAAATCCCTTCACCAGATTGGTTTCAACTCCACCTGGGCAGATTGCATTGACACGAATACCTTTGCCAGCATATTCTTTGGCAGCTGCTTTCGTCAATCCTACAACAGCATGTTTGGTGGCTGAATAAACTGCCAAACTATGCTCAACACGCAATCCTGAGCTGGACGAGTTATTGATGATGATCCCGGAATTTTGTTTTTCCATCACCTTTAACACGTATTTCATCCCCAAAAATACACCTTTAAAATTGACAGACGCGACACGATCATATTCTTCGTCCGGAATGTCAGCCAATAGATATGGTTTTTGAATAACGCCAGCATTGTTGAAAAATACATCAATCCGCCCATATGTTTCAACCGCTTGATTAACATAGCGCTGAATGTCATTGCTATTGGATACGTCAGCTTTGACAAAAATTCCTTCTCCACCTTTTTCCTTTACCAGCGCTAACGTTTCTTCCCCAGCCTGTTGATTAAAGTCAACCAAAACCACCTTCATATGATTTTCTGCTAACTTCAAACTGGAGGCTCGCCCCATACCGCTTCCTGCACCAGTGATTATCGCAATTTTATCGTTTTCAGTCATTCTTTACACTCCTTTTATTCAATCAACATAGTGACTACTTATTGACAACATGTATATTATATATTATTTTAAAACATTGATGCAAAAACGAAAGACGATAATTTGTCGTTTTGTTTACGATTTATAGTATACTTGTTGACAAATAGCAAAAAATTAGGCAAGGAGAGTAAATATGTCTAAAAAAGAGCAAAATACCGATCCACGTGTTGCACGAACACGAAAATGGTTTAGAGACGCATTGTTTGAATTAATTCATGAAAAAGGTTATGAAAATATTACCGTTCAAAATATTGCTGACCGGGCTACATTGAATCGTGCTACATTTTACCTCCATTATCGTGATAAACATGATTTGCTTTATCAAAGTTCAGAGGAAATTTTGAATGGCTTGGCTAAAAATCTGCATTCATCAAAATCCGCGGCAGAAAAGATTGACTTTCGGGGTGACCAACCACCTTACGTTTTTATTCAGCTTTTTGAATATATTTCTTTGAATAGTGACTTTTTTGAGGTTGTATTAGTGGAAAAAAAGATTCCCGCAATAACATCCGGTATGATAGACGTTATTGCAGAATTCATTTCAGAGGGGATTTTTATTATTGCTCCGGATGACGATCAACTTGTAGTCCCCAGAAAAATATTAATTGCGTATATTTCTTCCGCTTTTTTGGGGGTGATTGGCTGGT is a window of Lentibacillus daqui DNA encoding:
- a CDS encoding SDR family NAD(P)-dependent oxidoreductase yields the protein MGRLDGKVAIITGAANGQGATEAALFAKEGAKVVATDLEIEALQEVVDQIRANNGESIAIQHNVASEEEWKSVVAKVIEAFGKIDVLVNNAGVSEPRTLLDISMDQWQKVMDIDLTGCVLGMKYTIPEMQKAGGGSVINISSIGGLVGMAGTSPYTAAKGALRSLSKAAAVEYAKQNVRVNSVHPGIVVTPMIEEYFDEQVKQYYESLTQLPRLGKPEDIAYGVLYLASDESSFMTGSEMVIDGGWTAL
- a CDS encoding SDR family NAD(P)-dependent oxidoreductase, with amino-acid sequence MTENDKIAIITGAGSGMGRASSLKLAENHMKVVLVDFNQQAGEETLALVKEKGGEGIFVKADVSNSNDIQRYVNQAVETYGRIDVFFNNAGVIQKPYLLADIPDEEYDRVASVNFKGVFLGMKYVLKVMEKQNSGIIINNSSSSGLRVEHSLAVYSATKHAVVGLTKAAAKEYAGKGIRVNAICPGGVETNLVKGFQKTWEETGNIPEIEYPPIGRMGEPEEIANVVAFLATSGSSYMTGSIIGVEGGLTL
- a CDS encoding TetR/AcrR family transcriptional regulator, with translation MSKKEQNTDPRVARTRKWFRDALFELIHEKGYENITVQNIADRATLNRATFYLHYRDKHDLLYQSSEEILNGLAKNLHSSKSAAEKIDFRGDQPPYVFIQLFEYISLNSDFFEVVLVEKKIPAITSGMIDVIAEFISEGIFIIAPDDDQLVVPRKILIAYISSAFLGVIGWWLENDMPYTPKYMATKLMRLALKGPYKNDPF